From Pandoraea norimbergensis, the proteins below share one genomic window:
- the exaC gene encoding acetaldehyde dehydrogenase ExaC, translating into MRYAPPGTPGALLTLQPRYENYIGGKFVPPVEGRYFTNTSPVTGGVIGEFPRSGGADIELALDAAHAAAAKWGKTSVQARSRILLQIADRLEANLEKFAVAETWDNGKPVRETLAADMPLAVDHFRYFAGCIRAQEGTSAEIDEHTAAYHFHEPLGVVGQIIPWNFPLLMAAWKLAPALAAGNCVVLKPAEQTPLTITLFAELIGDLLPPGVLNIVQGFGREAGEALASSRRIAKIAFTGSTPVGGHILSRAAANLIPSTVELGGKSPNIFFDDIMRGEPEFIEKAAEGLVLGFLNQGEVCTCPSRALVQESIYEPFMEVVMAKVARIKRGDPLDTDTAVGAQASEQQFDKILTYLDLARKEGAQVLTGGGIEMLDGPLASGFYIQPTLLKGENRMRVFQEEIFGPVVGITTFKDEAEALAIANDTEFGLGAGVWTRDINRAYRMGRAIQAGRVWTNCYHLYPAHAAFGGYKKSGIGRETHKMMLDHYQQTKNLLVSYDIHPLGFF; encoded by the coding sequence ATGCGTTATGCCCCGCCCGGCACCCCCGGTGCCCTGCTGACCTTGCAGCCGCGTTACGAAAACTACATCGGCGGCAAGTTCGTCCCGCCCGTCGAAGGACGCTACTTCACCAACACGTCGCCGGTGACCGGGGGAGTCATCGGTGAGTTTCCGCGCTCCGGTGGCGCCGACATCGAACTGGCGCTCGACGCGGCCCACGCCGCCGCGGCGAAATGGGGCAAAACGTCGGTTCAGGCGCGCTCGCGCATTCTGCTGCAAATTGCCGACCGGCTCGAAGCCAATCTTGAGAAATTCGCCGTCGCCGAGACGTGGGACAACGGCAAACCCGTGCGCGAGACGCTCGCCGCCGACATGCCGCTGGCCGTCGATCATTTCCGGTATTTCGCCGGTTGCATTCGCGCGCAGGAAGGCACGAGCGCCGAGATCGACGAGCACACCGCCGCATATCACTTTCATGAACCGCTGGGCGTCGTCGGTCAGATCATTCCGTGGAATTTTCCGCTGCTGATGGCCGCGTGGAAGCTTGCGCCTGCCCTCGCCGCGGGCAATTGCGTGGTGCTCAAACCTGCCGAGCAGACGCCGCTGACGATCACGCTGTTCGCCGAGCTGATCGGCGACCTGCTGCCGCCGGGCGTGCTCAACATCGTGCAGGGTTTCGGGCGCGAAGCGGGTGAAGCACTGGCGTCGAGCCGTCGCATTGCCAAGATCGCCTTTACCGGGTCGACGCCGGTCGGCGGACACATTCTGTCGCGCGCGGCCGCCAACCTGATTCCGAGCACGGTCGAGCTAGGCGGCAAGTCGCCAAACATCTTCTTCGACGACATCATGCGTGGCGAGCCGGAGTTCATCGAGAAGGCCGCTGAAGGGCTCGTGCTGGGCTTTCTGAATCAGGGTGAGGTCTGCACCTGCCCGTCGCGCGCGCTGGTGCAGGAATCGATCTATGAGCCGTTCATGGAAGTGGTGATGGCCAAGGTCGCCCGCATCAAGCGCGGCGATCCGCTCGATACCGATACGGCGGTCGGCGCGCAGGCGTCGGAGCAGCAGTTCGACAAAATCCTGACGTATCTGGATCTCGCCCGCAAGGAGGGCGCTCAGGTGCTGACGGGCGGCGGTATCGAGATGCTCGACGGGCCGCTGGCATCAGGCTTCTACATTCAGCCGACGCTGCTCAAGGGCGAGAACCGCATGCGCGTGTTTCAAGAGGAAATCTTCGGCCCCGTGGTCGGCATCACCACGTTCAAGGACGAAGCCGAAGCGCTTGCGATTGCCAACGACACCGAGTTCGGTCTGGGCGCGGGCGTGTGGACGCGAGACATCAACCGCGCCTATCGCATGGGCCGCGCGATTCAGGCTGGGCGCGTGTGGACGAATTGCTACCACCTGTATCCCGCGCACGCCGCGTTTGGTGGCTATAAGAAGTCGGGCATCGGACGCGAGACCCACAAGATGATGCTCGATCACTACCAGCAAACCAAGAATCTGCTGGTGAGCTACGACATCCATCCGCTGGGCTTCTTCTAA
- the yiaY gene encoding L-threonine dehydrogenase, whose product MSTTFFIPAVNMMGIGSLDEAIAALPQYHFRRALIVTDAGLAKAGVAEKVAKLLTQQDIQAVVFDGAKPNPTVSNVEAGLAMLKQNHCDFVISLGGGSPHDCAKGIALCASNGGKIADYEGVDRSAKPQLPLIAINTTAGTASEMTRFCIITDEARHVKMAIVDRNVTPLLSVNDPALMAAMPKGLTAATGMDALTHATEAYVSTAATPITDACALKAVTLISENLRRAVSHGDDMTARENMAYAQFLAGMAFNNASLGYVHAMAHQLGGFYDLPHGVCNAILLPHVEEFNASVSAARLKDIAQAMGEKVDGLSDAEGAKVAIAAIRRLSKDIGIPAGLTELGAKKEDIPTLAANAMQDACGFTNPRRAEQAEIEEIFARAF is encoded by the coding sequence ATGAGCACGACCTTCTTCATTCCCGCCGTCAACATGATGGGCATCGGCAGTCTCGACGAAGCGATTGCCGCCTTGCCGCAATACCATTTCCGCCGTGCGTTGATTGTGACCGATGCCGGTCTCGCCAAGGCCGGTGTTGCCGAGAAAGTGGCGAAGCTGCTCACGCAACAGGACATTCAGGCAGTGGTCTTCGACGGCGCCAAACCCAACCCGACGGTGTCGAACGTAGAAGCCGGTCTCGCAATGCTCAAACAGAATCACTGCGACTTCGTCATCTCGCTGGGCGGCGGCTCGCCGCACGACTGCGCGAAGGGAATTGCGCTGTGCGCGTCCAACGGCGGCAAGATTGCCGATTACGAGGGCGTGGACCGGTCGGCAAAGCCGCAGTTGCCGCTGATCGCGATCAACACCACGGCAGGCACCGCGAGCGAAATGACGCGGTTCTGCATCATCACGGACGAGGCACGACATGTGAAGATGGCGATTGTCGATCGCAACGTCACGCCGCTACTGTCGGTCAATGATCCGGCACTGATGGCAGCGATGCCTAAGGGGCTCACCGCCGCGACCGGCATGGACGCGCTCACGCATGCCACCGAGGCCTATGTCTCGACGGCGGCCACGCCGATTACCGATGCGTGCGCACTCAAGGCTGTCACGCTGATTTCAGAAAATCTGCGTCGTGCGGTGTCGCACGGCGACGACATGACGGCACGCGAAAACATGGCGTATGCGCAGTTCCTCGCAGGGATGGCATTCAACAATGCGTCGCTGGGCTACGTGCATGCGATGGCGCATCAGTTGGGCGGCTTCTATGACCTGCCGCACGGTGTGTGCAACGCGATACTTCTGCCGCACGTGGAAGAGTTCAATGCGAGCGTCAGCGCTGCGCGCCTGAAGGATATCGCGCAAGCCATGGGCGAGAAGGTCGACGGGCTGAGCGATGCGGAAGGCGCGAAGGTGGCGATTGCTGCGATCCGGCGGCTCTCGAAAGACATCGGTATCCCGGCCGGTCTGACGGAGTTGGGTGCGAAGAAAGAAGATATCCCGACGCTGGCCGCGAATGCGATGCAGGATGCCTGCGGATTTACGAATCCGCGTCGTGCCGAGCAAGCGGAGATTGAGGAAATTTTCGCGCGGGCGTTTTAA